A DNA window from Corynebacterium ciconiae DSM 44920 contains the following coding sequences:
- the ypfJ gene encoding KPN_02809 family neutral zinc metallopeptidase, translated as MTFRKDVTSEGSRARTGGGGKAVALGGGGIGTLLLVGLYLFMGGDIGSLGQLAGPEQQQHSDGGGLDHCRTGEDANKHDDCRVMFTALSVDDVWREQLPAQAGIDYTEPTPVLFEGATQSGCGVAQSATGPFYCPRDNSAYFDTSFFSQLDQLGGDSGPLAQMYVVAHEYGHHIQNLEGTLGLSDYNNPGAESNAVKIELQADCYAGLWAHYADKGPDAYLEPITEEQVQQALDTARAIGDDNIQEHSGREVQPDSWTHGSSAQRQQAFMDGYKSGSMATCDTLDRGGYTS; from the coding sequence ATGACTTTTCGTAAAGACGTCACCAGCGAGGGAAGCCGCGCCCGCACCGGCGGCGGCGGTAAAGCGGTAGCGCTCGGTGGCGGCGGTATCGGCACCTTGCTACTCGTGGGCCTGTATCTGTTCATGGGCGGAGATATCGGCAGCCTGGGCCAGCTCGCCGGCCCAGAACAACAGCAACACAGCGATGGCGGTGGATTGGATCACTGCCGCACCGGCGAGGATGCCAATAAGCACGACGATTGCCGCGTGATGTTTACTGCCCTGTCGGTCGATGATGTGTGGCGCGAGCAGCTACCTGCCCAGGCAGGCATCGACTACACCGAACCCACACCCGTCCTCTTCGAAGGCGCCACCCAGTCCGGCTGCGGTGTGGCCCAATCCGCCACTGGGCCGTTCTACTGCCCGCGGGATAACTCCGCTTACTTCGACACCTCTTTCTTTAGCCAGCTCGACCAGCTCGGCGGAGACTCCGGACCTCTGGCGCAGATGTATGTGGTCGCGCACGAATACGGCCACCACATCCAGAACCTAGAAGGCACCCTCGGGTTGAGCGACTACAACAACCCTGGGGCGGAGTCGAATGCGGTGAAGATCGAGCTGCAGGCCGACTGCTACGCAGGCTTGTGGGCGCACTATGCCGATAAGGGCCCCGATGCCTATCTCGAGCCCATCACCGAAGAACAGGTGCAGCAGGCCCTCGACACGGCCCGCGCTATTGGCGATGACAACATCCAGGAACACTCCGGCCGCGAAGTCCAGCCCGACAGCTGGACCCACGGTTCCTCGGCTCAGCGCCAGCAGGCGTTCATGGATGGCTACAAGAGTGGCTCGATGGCCACCTGCGACACCCTCGATCGCGGCGGCTACACCAGCTAA